The DNA region ATTCAACATCATTCAGAGCATCTTCTGACACTGATGTAATGCACTGAAATATAGCCAGGAGTCTCTCAAGAGGAAATGTACCAGGGCCTTTCATAAGCATCTCTTCAACCATGGTGTCCTTCATATTCATAGAGGCCTGAGAGCTCCTACACCAAAGAACAATGATGTAAGCATCTAATAAGATAATTAAATTGTTGACAAGTCAAGAGAAGACATCAGGTAGCATACTTTCTCTTGCGCTTATGGTTATCTGACCCTCCAGTTGAATCGAACAAAGCTGCATCAAGAGTAGCCGGGTTCCTTGAAGCCAGGAAAGCTGACAATAGTAAGTATTTCGCAGACACGGACATGTGAAACTCCAATTCAGTTGACAAACTATCTCTACTGCCGAACTGCCTTTTAGTACTGGCCTTGACACCAGAATTGCCGTCCTTGCATTGATCCACAGAAGCCCTCATGGGAACACTGAATGTCTCGTTCAGAGCAACAGCCAAATGTGGTTGAATATGTTCAAACAACCTCCTCTTAGTGCTCTCATCCGGGACTGCCTTCAAATCACCTAGTGGCTCACAGTACCTCCTGAAAAGTGGCTCCAGTGCGGCCCCCAATTCATCAACCCTCCTTGTTACCCGGAACAATGGCTTCAGTGCCACACTGCCAAGCAACaagaggaaagaaaaaaaaatagcaTGATTTACAAATCACAGTCCAACCATGCTGCTGAGGCATCATACAATACCAAATACACTGTTGCTATTTGATTCGACCCAGGATCAAACTAACACAAAGCCAGAATCACTGATGCATCCCTTACCTAAGGAAGGATGTGTACAGCTTCGGATTGGAATGGCCTCGCATCAGAATGTCGCGAACCTCGTCCACTGCATAATCCGGGAAGTAAATGTGATTCGGCTCAACAGAGCCAGTCATGGAGTAGTAGGCATCAGGCGTTGCACTGCTTACATAAACAAGCACGACCTGAGGCAAGCGGAGGAGATCGTGGAGGCGCAGGATGAGGGCGAGAAGCTGCCCGCCCTTGTCCCAGCTCCTAACAACTTCCAGGTTATCGAACACCAGATACACGGCCTCGCCCTGGGCACAGAGGCTAGCAAGGGCATCGCGGAGGGCGGCGACAAA from Panicum hallii strain FIL2 chromosome 9, PHallii_v3.1, whole genome shotgun sequence includes:
- the LOC112874836 gene encoding origin of replication complex subunit 1 isoform X1; the protein is MSQPVTPRRTTRSSAGSASDPASPSKSRPKSTPRRQLIPAASKEEEGEDERSAINALLEALPGRRAQASDLLRLLAPAPALPLLLYGGAATGKTRALLLALRHIRPRPRRVAYAALRSLPSPRALFASLLSQLSPPTSSSASSRQRVPDKPSDFVAALRDALASLCAQGEAVYLVFDNLEVVRSWDKGGQLLALILRLHDLLRLPQVVLVYVSSATPDAYYSMTGSVEPNHIYFPDYAVDEVRDILMRGHSNPKLYTSFLSVALKPLFRVTRRVDELGAALEPLFRRYCEPLGDLKAVPDESTKRRLFEHIQPHLAVALNETFSVPMRASVDQCKDGNSGVKASTKRQFGSRDSLSTELEFHMSVSAKYLLLSAFLASRNPATLDAALFDSTGGSDNHKRKRKSSQASMNMKDTMVEEMLMKGPGTFPLERLLAIFQCITSVSEDALNDVECPDSMMNGSGMTGLMSDVLLQLSTLCNSNFLSKSRSCPLEGAARYRSNIDEDLALKVARSVSFPLSKYIYRR
- the LOC112874836 gene encoding origin of replication complex subunit 1 isoform X2; translation: MSQPVTPRRTTRSSAGSASDPASPSKSRPKSTPRRQLIPAASKEEEGEDERSAINALLEALPGRRAQASDLLRLLAPAPALPLLLYGGAATGKTRALLLALRHIRPRPRRVAYAALRSLPSPRALFASLLSQLSPPTSSSASSRQRVPDKPSDFVAALRDALASLCAQGEAVYLVFDNLEVVRSWDKGGQLLALILRLHDLLRLPQVVLVYVSSATPDAYYSMTGSVEPNHIYFPDYAVDEVRDILMRGHSNPKLYTSFLSVALKPLFRVTRRVDELGAALEPLFRRYCEPLGDLKAVPDESTKRRLFEHIQPHLAVALNETFSVPMRASVDQCKDGNSGVKASTKRQFGSRDSLSTELEFHMSVSAKYLLLSAFLASRNPATLDAALFDSTGGSDNHKRKRKSSQASMNMKDTMVEEMLMKGPGTFPLERLLAIFQCITSVSEDALNDVECPDSMMNGSGMTGLMSDVLLQLSTLCNSNFLSKSRSCPLEGAARYRSNIDEDLALKALVCTQSGI